From one Streptococcus oralis genomic stretch:
- a CDS encoding ABC transporter ATP-binding protein yields MLIKKIKTYKWQALASLMMTGLMVASSLLQPRYLQEVLEALLTGRNEAIYSIGAWLIGVALVGLVAGGVNVTLAAYIAQGVSSDLREDAFRKIQTFSYANIEQFNAGNLVVRMTNDINQIQNVVMMAFQILFRLPLLFIGSFILAVHTLPSLWWVIVLMVFLIFALTAIMMGMMGPRFAKFQTLLERINAIAKENLRGVRVVKSFVQEKAQFDKFTEVSDELLGQNLYIGYAFSVIEPVMMLVGYGAVFLSIWLVAGMAQSDPSVVGSIASFINYLSQIIFTIIMVGFLGNSVSRAMISLRRIREILDTEPAMTFKDLPDEELEGSLSFENVTFTYPNDDEPMLKNVTFDIAPGQMVGVVGATGAGKSTLAQLIPRLFDPQEGSIKIGGKDIRDVSEGTLRKTVSIVLQRAILFSGTIADNLRQGKGNASVSEMERAARIAQASEFIGRMENKFESQVEERGTNFSGGQKQRMSIARGIVSNPRILIFDDSTSALDAKSERLVQEALNKDLKGTTTIIIAQKISSVVHADKILVLDQGRLIGEGRHADLVANNAVYREIYETQKGKEE; encoded by the coding sequence ATGCTCATTAAAAAAATAAAAACCTATAAATGGCAGGCCTTGGCATCCCTAATGATGACAGGCTTGATGGTTGCGAGCTCGCTCTTACAACCACGCTATCTGCAAGAGGTGTTAGAGGCTTTGTTGACCGGAAGAAATGAGGCTATTTATAGTATTGGCGCTTGGTTGATAGGAGTAGCCCTAGTCGGTCTGGTTGCAGGTGGGGTCAATGTAACGCTTGCAGCCTACATTGCTCAAGGAGTGTCTTCGGACCTTCGGGAAGACGCTTTTCGCAAGATCCAGACTTTTTCTTATGCCAATATCGAGCAATTCAATGCGGGTAACCTTGTCGTCCGAATGACCAATGATATCAACCAAATTCAGAACGTGGTGATGATGGCTTTTCAAATTCTTTTCCGTCTCCCTCTTCTCTTTATCGGTTCCTTTATCTTGGCGGTTCACACTCTTCCGTCACTTTGGTGGGTGATTGTCCTCATGGTGTTCCTAATCTTTGCACTAACTGCCATCATGATGGGAATGATGGGACCACGGTTTGCTAAGTTTCAAACCCTTCTTGAACGGATCAATGCTATCGCTAAGGAAAATCTACGTGGTGTGCGCGTGGTCAAATCCTTTGTACAGGAAAAAGCACAATTTGACAAATTTACCGAGGTTTCAGATGAACTTCTCGGACAAAATCTTTATATCGGTTATGCCTTCTCAGTTATAGAACCCGTTATGATGCTAGTCGGCTATGGGGCAGTCTTCCTCTCTATCTGGTTGGTGGCAGGTATGGCTCAGTCAGATCCATCTGTTGTGGGCTCTATTGCTTCCTTTATCAACTATCTCAGCCAGATTATCTTTACCATCATCATGGTTGGATTTTTAGGAAATTCTGTCAGTCGTGCCATGATTTCCTTGCGTCGTATTCGCGAAATTCTAGATACCGAGCCAGCGATGACCTTTAAAGATCTCCCAGATGAAGAGTTAGAAGGAAGTCTCTCTTTTGAAAATGTGACCTTCACCTATCCTAATGATGATGAGCCTATGCTGAAGAATGTAACCTTTGATATTGCGCCTGGTCAGATGGTCGGTGTGGTTGGGGCGACTGGAGCAGGGAAGTCCACCCTAGCTCAGTTAATTCCGCGACTTTTTGACCCACAGGAGGGATCTATCAAGATTGGTGGCAAGGATATTCGAGACGTCAGCGAGGGAACCTTGCGTAAAACAGTTTCCATCGTCTTGCAACGTGCTATTCTCTTTAGCGGGACCATTGCAGATAATCTTCGCCAAGGAAAAGGCAATGCCAGCGTGTCAGAAATGGAACGTGCAGCACGGATTGCCCAAGCCAGCGAATTTATCGGACGCATGGAAAATAAATTTGAGAGTCAGGTCGAAGAGCGAGGCACCAATTTTTCTGGTGGACAAAAGCAACGGATGTCCATTGCCCGTGGGATTGTCAGCAATCCCCGTATCCTGATTTTTGACGATTCGACTTCGGCATTGGATGCCAAGTCAGAAAGACTCGTACAGGAAGCTTTGAACAAAGACCTGAAAGGGACGACAACTATTATCATCGCTCAAAAGATCAGTTCAGTCGTCCATGCGGACAAGATTTTGGTCTTGGACCAAGGGCGCTTGATTGGAGAAGGACGGCATGCAGACTTGGTAGCTAACAATGCCGTCTACCGCGAAATCTACGAAACACAAAAGGGAAAGGAGGAATAA